From a single Bos indicus isolate NIAB-ARS_2022 breed Sahiwal x Tharparkar chromosome 11, NIAB-ARS_B.indTharparkar_mat_pri_1.0, whole genome shotgun sequence genomic region:
- the C11H2orf15 gene encoding uncharacterized protein C2orf15 homolog, protein MGFSPSKSATQVSALHMDSKVGDRLMQRTEKSKLEPVTQLFQNTKKIRLEDTDQEAFTRSKDTGTGYLSEKALGPVICVKESDGIEMTDVE, encoded by the coding sequence ATGGGGTTTTCCCCAAGTAAATCTGCTACTCAAGTTTCTGCTTTGCATATGGATTCAAAAGTGGGTGATCGCTTAATGCAAaggacagagaaaagcaaattggAGCCAGTGACTCAGTTATTTCAAAACACCAAGAAAATAAGATTAGAAGACACAGATCAAGAAGCCTTTACAAGGAGCAAAGACACTGGCACAGGATATCTTTCAGAGAAAGCCTTGGGTCCAGTGATATGTGTTAAAGAAAGTGATGGGATAGAAATGACAGACGTCGAATGA
- the LIPT1 gene encoding lipoyl amidotransferase LIPT1, mitochondrial: protein MLIPFSMKNCFQLLCNLKVPAAGFKNTVKSGLILQSISNDVYHNLAVEDWIHDHMNLEGKPVLFLWRNSPTVVIGRHQNPWQECNLNLMREEGVKLARRRSGGGTVYHDMGNINLTFFTTKKKYDRMENLKLVVRALKAVHPHLDVQATKRFDLLLDGQFKISGTASKIGRNAAYHHCTLLCGTDGTFLSSLLKSPYQGIRSNATASTPALVKNLMEKDPTLTCEVVINAVATEYATSHQIDNHIHLINPTDETVFPGINSKAIGLQTWEWIYGKTPKFSVDTSFTVLHEQSHVEIKVFIDVKNGRIEVCNIEAPDHWLPLEICDQLNSSLIGSKFSPIETTVLTSILHRTYPGDDELHSKWNILCEKIKGIM, encoded by the coding sequence ATGCTAATCCCATTTTCCATGAAGAATTGCTTCCAGTTACTTTGTAATCTCAAGGTCCCAGCAGCTGGCTTTAAAAACACAGTTAAAAGTGGACTCATTTTACAGTCAATTTCCAATGACGTTTACCACAATCTGGCTGTAGAAGACTGGATCCACGACCATATGAATTTAGAAGGCAAGCCAGTCCTTTTCTTGTGGAGGAATTCTCCCACTGTGGTAATTGGTCGGCATCAGAACCCTTGGCAGGAATGTAACCTGAATCTGATGAGAGAAGAAGGTGTGAAACTGGCTCGGAGGAGAAGTGGAGGAGGGACGGTCTACCATGATATGGGTAACATCAACTTGACTTTTTTTACAACCAAGAAAAAGTATGATAGGATGGAGAATCTAAAATTAGTTGTGAGAGCCTTGAAGGCTGTCCACCCACACCTGGACGTGCAGGCTACTAAAAGATTTGACCTTTTACTTGACGGACAGTTTAAAATCTCAGGAACAGCTTCCAAGATTGGCCGCAATGCAGCTTATCACCACTGCACTTTGCTATGTGGTACTGACGGGACCTTCTTATCATCTTTGCTGAAGAGCCCTTACCAAGGGATCAGGAGCAATGCCACTGCCAGCACACCTGCCTTAGTGAAAAACCTTATGGAAAAAGATCCCACTCTGACCTGTGAAGTAGTGATAAATGCTGTTGCCACAGAGTATGCTACTTCTCATCAAATCGATAATCACATTCACCTAATAAACCCAACAGATGAGACAGTGTTTCCTGGAATAAACAGCAAAGCCATAGGACTACAGACCTGGGAatggatatatggcaaaactcCGAAGTTCAGTGTAGATACTTCCTTCACTGTGTTACATGAACAGTCACACGTGGAAATTAAAGTATTCATAGATGTCAAGAATGGGAGAATTGAAGTCTGTAATATTGAAGCACCTGATCATTGGTTGCCGCTGGAAATATGTGACCAGTTAAATTCAAGTCTTATTGGTAGTAAATTTTCCCCAATTGAAACGACAGTGCTAACAAGTATATTACATAGAACATATCCAGGGGATGATGAGCTACACAGTAAATGGAATATTCTGTGTGAAAAAATTAAGGGAATAATGTGA
- the MITD1 gene encoding MIT domain-containing protein 1 isoform X2, whose protein sequence is MDRAEHLKKRLDQEKEAGKYHKQIKIEENATGFSYESLFQEYLSETVTEVWIEDPYIRHTHQLYNFLRFCEMLVKRPCKVKTIHLLTSLDEGTGKDQHSGLEEIKQSLRNHGVSLELEYSSSIHDREIRFNNGWIIKIGRGLDYFKKPQSRFSLGYCDFDLRPCHETTVDIFHNKHTKKI, encoded by the exons ATGGATAGAGCAGAACACTTAAAGAAACGCTTGGACCAAGAAAAAGAAG CTGGAAAATATCACAAGCAAATTAAGATAGAAGAGAATGCAACAGGTTTCAGCTATGAGTCCCTTTTTCAAGAATACCTGAGTGAAACAGTTACAGAAGTTTGGATAGAAGATCCTTATATTAGACACACACATCAG CTGTATAACTTCCTTCGATTTTGTGAGATGCTGGTTAAGAGGCCATGTAAAGTAAAAACTATTCATCTTCTCACCTCTCTGGATGAA GGCACTGGGAAAGATCAGCATAGtggcctagaagaaataaaacagtcgCTCAGGAATCACGGAGTGAGTTTGGAATTAGAATATTCTTCTTCAATACATGACCGAGAAATTAG GTTCAACAATGGATGGATAATTAAGATCGGAAGGGGACTTGATTATTTTAAGAAACCACAG aGTCGTTTTTCCCTTGGATATTGTGATTTTGACTTAAGACCATGTCATGAAACAACAGTGGACATTTTTCAtaataagcacacaaaaaaaaTATGA